Below is a genomic region from Mycolicibacterium neworleansense.
CAGGCGGTACACGGACCGCACAGCGGGTTCGAAGTCGACCAGCGACTGATGCAGGTGGGCCTCCATGCGTCAAGCGTGGAGGCTCATCGCGACGGTTGCCACCGATTTTTGTCGCCGCACGTTTACCCGAACTCACCGACGCATCAGCTAGCGTAACGCTGTGCATTTGCCAGGTCGGTACAGCGGAGCTGTGGCGGTCCTCGCGGCACTCGTGGGAAGCACCGCTTGTTCGCACGTCGTGACGGGGCAGCCGGTCGCCGGCGTCCACGAAGCACCGGCGGACACGGCGACGTGGCGTGATCACGTCCTGCCCTCGGACTGCCTGCTCAGCGGTCAGCAGATGTCAGCCCTTGCCGGCGTCGCCATCGACAACGGTCTGGATACCAACATCAAGCACTCCGACGGCACCGTCGGGCATAGCTGCAATTACTACGCCACCGCAGGAGGCGTTCTGTCGTTCACCGCGACGATCAAGGTCCAGTCACCCTCCACCGGAGTCATCACCGAGGAACTGCTCGCGGATATCGGCCAGCCAGGAGCCACGGAGGTTCCGGGCGTCGGCCGACGCATGCTCATCGAACCGCTCACGCGCCCAGGCGCTTTCCCAGCAATGCGGGTAGCCACCGACAAATACCTGACGAATGTGGTGTTGGTGATCGGCAACATCCCGGGGCCGCCCGACGTGTCGGCGTGGAAGAAGGCTGCGGCCGAAATTCTCAAGGCACTGCCCGCCTGATTCTCAGCCTTCTGGATAGAACAGGAACAGCACGCACCCCTGAGCGGATTGCGGTACGTGCCACGACCCGGCCGGGGCGTGCAGGAATGTGCCCGCGGCATAGTCGTTGACTCCGTCGTTGAAGACACCGGAGACCACGTACACCTCTTCGGGACCTGGGTCGTGTAGGTCCTCGCCGCGCCAGACCGCACCCGGCGCGATGGTTGTGACCGCCGCCTTGGCTCCGTTGGCACCCTTCCAGAGCGGCTGGACGGTGATTCCGGGAAACACTTCGATCGGTTCGACGTCCGCCGTCGACTTCCACACGTATCCAGGTGCATTGGGACCGAAGGACGCGACATCGCCGTTGGTTGTCATATCTGCACGAACCGTGCGGGCCGACTCGCAATTCCCGGCACGTCGGTGCGTCAGCGCCGACCGCGCTTGGCCGGTCCGGGCTTGCGCGCGACCTTGCCCGCGGCTGCGCGGGCAGCCTGCTTGGCGAGGGTCTTCTCTCGTGCGGTGCGTTTCGGTGCCGGCTCGGCCTGCCCCCGCGACGACGTGGATTTGCGGCCACGCACGATCCCGATGAATTCCTCGACCAGTTCCGACTGCGGTCCTTGCGGGAACGCCAGCACCACAGGGCAGGTGGGTGCGTCGGTGATCGGGCGGTAAGTGAGGTCCTTGCGGTGGTACAGCCGGGCCAGCGACTGCGGAACGACGAGAGTGCCCATCCCGGCGGCGACGAGTTCTATTGCGTCCTGGGTGGTCTCGGGCCGGTGATCGACCGGGGCGCCAGGAGCGTCTGCCCAGACGACGACGTTGTCGAGTGGGATCAGCGTCGGCTCGCCGACCAGGTCGGCGGAAGTGATCTCGTCGATGGCGCTGAAAAGGTGATCGGTCGGCACCACCGCCACCGTGGTCTCCTCGTAGAGGGGGATGACGGCCAGCCCGGACGTGTCGGTCGGCGGCCGCAGCAATGCAACGTCGACACTGCCGTCCCGCACCGCGTCGGCCGCATCGGCGGCGCCCACGGCGTGCAACCGCAGCGGCACACCCGGGTGGCGCTGCGCCCAGATCCGCGCCCACTTCGCCGGCGTCCCACCGGGGACGTACCCGAGGGTGAGGGACTGCGGCGTCATCGCCTCAGGTTACCGATACGCTGACTCCATGAGCAGGCCGAACGCGCAGTCCATGAAACCCGCCACGGCGGCGAAGAAGCTGGACGTGTATTTGCCGGCGACGCCTGCGGAGTTCCAGGAGAATGCGATCACCCGCGCTGAGCTCGCCGCCCTGCAGGAGGACCCGCCGCAGTGGCTCAAGGACCTCCGCAAGAACGGGCCACACCCGAAGAACCTCGTGGCAGCCAAGCTGGGCATCTCGATCGCCGGCCTCGCGCGCGGTGGTGTGGGGGACGCACTCACCACAGAGCAGATCGACCGGCTGCTCGAGGAGAAGCCGGAGTGGCTGATCGCAGAGCGGGAGAGCTACCAGAACGTGCTGGCCGAGCAGCGGCGACTTAAGGCGCTGCGTGCGGAGCAGGGTCGCGAAAGCTGATCCGGAATGCCCGCAGTACCGGCCTGCGCGGTCTAGGTGAAGTCCATCGGCTCCCACTGCAGCATTGATTCCCAGTCGGCGCTCTCAGTGGCCCACCCCCACAGAACCTTTTGGGCCAGTTGGCGATCCGGCGTGACCGCCTGATAGTGACGGTCCGGACCACCGCGCCGATACTCGACCTCAACCTGTTCATCCAGTGGAAATTTCGACTGGATGTAGCACTGGTCGGCGCGCTCGATGATCACCCACGGATATTCAGGGTGGGGATGATCGAAGAGATCACTCAGCAGAGCGGGGCTGAGGTAAGGCACGTCCCATCCGTCGCCCAATGTCACGGTGAGTCCCTGGATATGGCCGCGCGGATCGTACAGCCGATCGCGCTGCGGATCGTAGAGTCCCAAACCGTGGTCGCGGGCCAGCTCTAACATCGCGGCACGGTTCTCGGGTATCGAACCGATCCATGTCGGCACCACCGCACCCCGCGCATCCCCGTCGATCGGCGCGACGCTGAGGAACCCTGACTCCTCATCGTTCTCATAGCCGTACTTCTGATGCAGTTCGTCCATGAATCGCTGCACGTTGCCGGGCACTGGGCCTTCCGGTTGTTCACACATCGCGTTGTGTAGTGCCAACGCTTGTTCGTGAGTGCCGATCAGTTCGGGGATCAGCACCGTGAAGTCGTAGCTCACGTTCTGGGGCTCCTCTGTTCGTCGGCGGACCGTTTCCCGGCACGCAGCTACCCGTTCGTGAGGCCATCGTATTTCGACTGCGGATCGGGTCGAACCACCAAAAAAATCAAGAACGGCAACGGGCCGGTGCGAGAGCGAGTGCCGCACTGATCCGGAACGGCCGGGGTGCACCGCTACTGTCTGGATGTGGCCATCGCATTCGAGGACTTGCGGGTATTGCACGACAGTGGGGCGCTGTATGCAGCCTTGAGTCAGCTCCTTCTTCAGGAGGGAGTGGAGGAACGGCTGGGCGGCGAGTTCGACTACGCGGCGGACTTGGCCGAGGATTCCTTTGTCTTCACTGGCCACGAATCTGGGCAGACACTGGCCACCACGGTCGAGTTGATGGCCAGCGTCGCGCCCGGTCCGCAGTCGATCCTCTGGGGTCGTGCGCTGCCGTCCGGCGGTCGCGCAGGCGCACAGATGATTCTGGAGCGCGGCCGTGCTGACGGTCTGCCCAGCCTCCTGAACGACGAGGTGCCCTTCCCTGTCGGCGACGACCCCGATACCGCGGCGGAGTACGCGGCGCTCGAAATCGGTGCGGTAGTGGCGGCGGTGACCGGCGGCGGCATCACCTACGTTGTGTCCGTTGGCGGCGGTTCCCTGGCCGTGCTCCTACTCGGCGACCTCGAGTTCGCCCGGCCTCGGATCGACCACCGGTTCCCGGCGAGGGTGCCGATGGCATTGGGGGCCGGCACGATCGAGGATCACCGATCCGCCATGCATGGTCTGGCAGTGATGTCAGGCTGGGCCGTCGACTGGACCGATGATTGGACCCGCGCGGAACTCACCGACCCCGTGACCGGCAACTCTGCGACCGCAGAATTCGACGAGTACGCCCGACTCACCGGCTTGCGGCAACGGATTACGTCCACGGAGTAGGTCCGCTTTGTATGCCCTGCGCCCGCTCGATCTCAACGGTGCATCTCCGCGGTGATGTCCTCGGCCGACGCCGGCCGCAGATCCCACGCTTCAAGCGACACGCAGATCGACCGCTTCCCTGACCGTCGCTCATCCGAGTGTGTGTGTCCGTGGATCAACCACATCCCGAGATTCGGCAACTGGTACTGATCGAAGTTCTTGCGCGACAACCTGTCCGGGACGTCGGCGTATGGGAAGTGGCTGAGCATCGCGCCCTCACCGCCGACCTTCGTCCGCGCCACCTGCTGAACGCTGGCGAACACGGCGGTGTAGTCGGCGAAGCGCTTCTGCGCGCTCCGGTACATCGGATGCACAGGATCGTGATTGCCGGTCACCAGGTGCATCGGCACCCTTAGCTTGCTCAGCTGCGCCAGAGCCGATTCCATGGAGGCCACGCCACCGGCACAGATGTCGCCGAGCACCCACAACGTGTCATGGTTCGGGTCGAGCTCGTAGAGCGGCGCCATCACCACCGCGTCATGAGCTGCCACGGTCTCGAACCCGCGCAAGCCGGCCAGCTTCGGGTGCGCGAGGTGCAGGTCGGCGGTGAAGAAGTCCACGCGCGGACGGTAGCGGGCAAGCCCGACACCGGGCGAGCGAGTTTCGTGTCCCCTAGCGGTCGAACATGTCGCTGACGCGATCGAAGAAGCGATCGATGCGCTGCTCCAGTCGAGTGCCCCTCCCCCACTTGTCCCACGCGTAGATGAGGCCGAATATGACAGCGACGATCCCGAGGACCAGAGCGGTGACGAGGATGGCCTCAACGATGGTCGACATCGGAATATGATCTCTCGTTTCCGTGTCGGTCCCGCAATGTCCTCGCGGATTGTTGTCAACCGCATCCTGTTTCACATCCGACGAGCCACCGTGACGTCGGCGGGACGGCCATGTTCAGGAATGTGCGCACCAATCGCGGGCTTGACTCTCACACCATGTGAGAGGGCACAGTCGTAGCCGTGACCGACACCCCGTCCTTGATGTCGATCGGCAGGTTCTCCTCGCTGAGCCGTATCTCCGTTCGCATGCTGCGCCACTACGACGCCCACGCTGTCCTGGTGCCCGCGCGGGTGGACGCGATCAGCGGCTACCGCCGGTACGCCGCGGCGCAGCTGGCCGACGCAGCCACCATCCGGCGGCTCCGCGACATCGGGTTCGGCGTGTCCGCCATCGGAGCCCTGCTCGCCATCCGCGGCACCGCGGCGTTCGACGCAGCCCTCGCGGCCCAGCGCATCGAACTGGTCGCGGCGGCCGAGGAGGCGAACGCGCGGCTCCGGCTCATCGACCACCTACTTTCCGAGAAGGAGCTCACCATGACCGACACCGTCACTGAAGAAGC
It encodes:
- a CDS encoding cupin domain-containing protein — its product is MTTNGDVASFGPNAPGYVWKSTADVEPIEVFPGITVQPLWKGANGAKAAVTTIAPGAVWRGEDLHDPGPEEVYVVSGVFNDGVNDYAAGTFLHAPAGSWHVPQSAQGCVLFLFYPEG
- a CDS encoding LysR family transcriptional regulator substrate-binding protein; its protein translation is MTPQSLTLGYVPGGTPAKWARIWAQRHPGVPLRLHAVGAADAADAVRDGSVDVALLRPPTDTSGLAVIPLYEETTVAVVPTDHLFSAIDEITSADLVGEPTLIPLDNVVVWADAPGAPVDHRPETTQDAIELVAAGMGTLVVPQSLARLYHRKDLTYRPITDAPTCPVVLAFPQGPQSELVEEFIGIVRGRKSTSSRGQAEPAPKRTAREKTLAKQAARAAAGKVARKPGPAKRGRR
- a CDS encoding DUF5997 family protein; the encoded protein is MSRPNAQSMKPATAAKKLDVYLPATPAEFQENAITRAELAALQEDPPQWLKDLRKNGPHPKNLVAAKLGISIAGLARGGVGDALTTEQIDRLLEEKPEWLIAERESYQNVLAEQRRLKALRAEQGRES
- a CDS encoding DUF6882 domain-containing protein, whose protein sequence is MAIAFEDLRVLHDSGALYAALSQLLLQEGVEERLGGEFDYAADLAEDSFVFTGHESGQTLATTVELMASVAPGPQSILWGRALPSGGRAGAQMILERGRADGLPSLLNDEVPFPVGDDPDTAAEYAALEIGAVVAAVTGGGITYVVSVGGGSLAVLLLGDLEFARPRIDHRFPARVPMALGAGTIEDHRSAMHGLAVMSGWAVDWTDDWTRAELTDPVTGNSATAEFDEYARLTGLRQRITSTE
- a CDS encoding metallophosphoesterase family protein, which gives rise to MDFFTADLHLAHPKLAGLRGFETVAAHDAVVMAPLYELDPNHDTLWVLGDICAGGVASMESALAQLSKLRVPMHLVTGNHDPVHPMYRSAQKRFADYTAVFASVQQVARTKVGGEGAMLSHFPYADVPDRLSRKNFDQYQLPNLGMWLIHGHTHSDERRSGKRSICVSLEAWDLRPASAEDITAEMHR